The Streptomyces sp. NBC_00510 genomic interval GAGCCGGTGGACTCGCACGCGTACCTGCGGGCGAAGCTGGACGCCATCGGCCTGGGCTGACCCCCGGCCGGAGCCGGACGCCGGGGCTCAGACGCCGGCGTAGGAGTGCTTGCCGGTGATGAAGATGTTCACGCCGTAGTAGTTGAACAGGAAGCAGGCGAAGGCGAGCAGCGCCAGGTAGGCGGCCTTGCGGCCCTTCCAGCCGGCGGTGGCGCGGGCGTGCAGGTAGGCCGCGTAGACCACCCAGGTGATGAAGGACCAGGTCTCCTTGGGGTCCCAGCCCCAGTAGCGGCCCCAGGCCGCCTCGGCCCAGATCGCGCCGGCGATGATCGTGAACGTCCACAGCGGGAAGACCATGGCGTTCACGCGGTACGCGAACTTGTCCAGGCTCGCGGCCGACGGCAGGCGGTACATGATGTTCGCCCAGGTGCCCTCGGCGGTGCCCGAGGCCGCGAGGCCGGTCTCGTAGCGGTCGCGGAAGAGGTAGAGCACGTTCGCCACCGCGCCCAGGTAGAGCACCGCGCCGGAGATGATGGCGCAGGAGACGTGGATCCACAGCCAGTAGGAGTGCAGCGCCGGGACCAGCTGGTCGCTGTCGGTGTAGAGGACCGAGACGGCGAGGCCGAGGTCGAGCAGGACCGTGGTGGTCAGGAAGAGCCCGATCCAGCGGACCTTCTTGCCCAGCAGGAGCAGCACCAGGTAGGCGGTGACCGCCGTGGCGCCGAAGGTGGTGGAGAACTCGTACATGTTGCCCCACGGGGCGCGCTGCACCGAGAAGGCGCGCGCCGCCACGGCGGCCACGTGCAGCGCCCAGGCCAGCACGGTCAGGGACACCGCGATGCGGCCGTAGAGGTCGCCCTGCTCGGTGTCGCCGGCCGCGCCGGGGCCGTCGGCGAAGCCGCGGTCACTGGCGGAGGCCCGGGTGACGACCTTGGGACGCGCCAGGGTGGCGGTGCCGCCGCCCTGCTTCACGGTCACGGTGACCGCGGGCGCGGACCCGGCGGCGCCGGGGGCGAGCGCGGCGGAGGTCTTGGCGACCTTGCTGCGGCTGCCGAAGACCCACTCCGCGATGTAGGCGAGGAAGGCCAGCGTGTAGACCGCCATCGCCGAGTAGATCAGGTAGTTGCTGAGGTGGGCGACGTTCTCGTTGACCGCGGCAGCGATGGTCACGCGCGCGCTCCTTCGTCATCGGGCAGGGGTTCTTCTGAGGGTTCGGGATCCGCTTCGGGCAGCGGCGGGGCCGTGGCCGTGAGGTCGGCGGCGAGCTCGCCGAGCTCGTCGGCGATCCGAGCCGACTCGCTGCGGCCGAGTCCGGCCAGCTCGACGACGGTGACACCGTCCGCGCCGCGCACCGCGCGCACCCAGACCCGGCGGCGCTGGATGAACAGCGATCCGGCCAGGCCGAGGATGGCGGCGACGGCACTCACCAGCGCCCAGCCGTTGCCGGCCTGGTGGGAGACCTGGAAGGTGGCCCAGGTCTTGACGCCGTCGAAGGTGAGCGAGCCGTCGCCGTCGGGCAGCGCGAGCGTCTCCCCCGGCTTCATCGCCTTGCTCACGATCCGGCCGTCGGCGTCCTTGAACTGCTTCATCTTGTCGGTGTCGAGCTGGTACACGTTCTGCGGCAGACCGGCGTCCACGCCCAGGTCGCCGTGGTAGGCGGTGAGGATCAGCGCCGGGTAGTCCAGGGCCGGGAAGGACGAGTGCGGGCCCTGCTGCGCGTTCAGCGCGAAGGTCGGGGTGAACAGACCCTGGAAGCCGTACTGGGTCTTCTTGTCGGCGTGGTCGCGGACGTCCATCGCCTTGATCACGCCGACCGAGGTCTGGTTGCCGTCCTGCGGCAGGAACGGCACCGGGCCCTGGAAGACGACGTTGCCCTGACCGTCCTTGACGGTGACGACGGGCGCGTAGCCGTGGCCGATCAGGTAGACCTTGGAGCTGCCGACCTCCAGCGGCTCGTTGACCTCGATCGCGGACTTCGTCTGCTTGCCGCCCGGGCTCGTCCAGTAGCGGATGTTGGCGCGGAAGGTGCGCGGGGTGCCCTTCTGCGGGCCGCTGCGCGCGTACGAGGCGGTGAAGCCGTCCAGCTTGAAGCCGAAGGTGTCCAGGTCGTCCGCGTCGTAGAAGGTGCCCGGCTTGAAGTCGTCGTACTGGGTGAGCGTGTTGTTGAAGCCGTCGCCCTCGACGATCAGCTTCCCGCCCTCGGCCTTGAACAGCCCGCCCACCGCGAAGGAGATCAGCAGGCCGAACAGGGCGATGTGGAACAGCAGGTTGCCGGCCTCGCGCAGGAAGCCCTTCTCCGAGGCGACCGCCGTACCGGTGACCTGGGTTCGGAAGCGGCGGCCGCGGAGCGCACGCCGGGCGGCGGCGAGCACCGCGTCCGGCTCGGCCTCGGTGCGCCAGGTCGCGTACGCCGGGAGCCGGGTGAGGTTGCGCGGGGCGGCCGGCGGCCTGGCCCGGAGCTGGCCGACGAACTGCCAGCTGCGCGGGACGATGCAGCCGGCGAGCGAGACGAACAGCAGGATGTAGATCGCCGAGAACCACACCGAGCTGTAGACGTTGAACAGCCCGAGCTTCTCGTAGAGCGGCGCCAGGGTGGTGTGGGCGTCCTTGAAGGTCTGCGCCTTGATCTCGTCGACGCTGGTCTGCGGCACCAGCGAACCGGGGACGGCGGCCAGCGACAGCAGGAAGAGCAGGATCAGCGCCACCCGCATCGAGGTGAGCTGGCGCCAGGTCCAGCGCGTCCAGCCCC includes:
- the ccsB gene encoding c-type cytochrome biogenesis protein CcsB is translated as MTIAAAVNENVAHLSNYLIYSAMAVYTLAFLAYIAEWVFGSRSKVAKTSAALAPGAAGSAPAVTVTVKQGGGTATLARPKVVTRASASDRGFADGPGAAGDTEQGDLYGRIAVSLTVLAWALHVAAVAARAFSVQRAPWGNMYEFSTTFGATAVTAYLVLLLLGKKVRWIGLFLTTTVLLDLGLAVSVLYTDSDQLVPALHSYWLWIHVSCAIISGAVLYLGAVANVLYLFRDRYETGLAASGTAEGTWANIMYRLPSAASLDKFAYRVNAMVFPLWTFTIIAGAIWAEAAWGRYWGWDPKETWSFITWVVYAAYLHARATAGWKGRKAAYLALLAFACFLFNYYGVNIFITGKHSYAGV
- a CDS encoding cytochrome c biogenesis protein ResB, which produces MSSKDTAGTPPDAAADAGADLGAAGAQLSTAPVEDLGQVVPGSFGGVRRPGTAGGLAWTGREVWGWTRWTWRQLTSMRVALILLFLLSLAAVPGSLVPQTSVDEIKAQTFKDAHTTLAPLYEKLGLFNVYSSVWFSAIYILLFVSLAGCIVPRSWQFVGQLRARPPAAPRNLTRLPAYATWRTEAEPDAVLAAARRALRGRRFRTQVTGTAVASEKGFLREAGNLLFHIALFGLLISFAVGGLFKAEGGKLIVEGDGFNNTLTQYDDFKPGTFYDADDLDTFGFKLDGFTASYARSGPQKGTPRTFRANIRYWTSPGGKQTKSAIEVNEPLEVGSSKVYLIGHGYAPVVTVKDGQGNVVFQGPVPFLPQDGNQTSVGVIKAMDVRDHADKKTQYGFQGLFTPTFALNAQQGPHSSFPALDYPALILTAYHGDLGVDAGLPQNVYQLDTDKMKQFKDADGRIVSKAMKPGETLALPDGDGSLTFDGVKTWATFQVSHQAGNGWALVSAVAAILGLAGSLFIQRRRVWVRAVRGADGVTVVELAGLGRSESARIADELGELAADLTATAPPLPEADPEPSEEPLPDDEGARA